The Pseudomonas bijieensis DNA window GGGCTTGTGATGCAGGCCCCGCCCGCAGCCGGTTTTACCTGACAGAGGAAGACTTATGTTCGGTTTGGAGGCGCTCGATCTCGCCCGAATCCAGTTCGCGTTCACCATCTCGTTCCACATCCTGTTCCCGGCCATCACCATTGGCCTGGCGAGTTACCTGGCGGTACTCGAAGGCCTGTGGCTCAAGACTCGCGACGATACCTACCGCGACTTGTACCACTTCTGGTCGAAGATCTTCGCCGTCAACTTCGGCATGGGCGTGGTGTCCGGTTTGGTCATGGCCTATCAGTTCGGCACCAACTGGAGCCGTTTCTCGGACTTCGCCGGGGCGGTGACCGGACCGCTGCTGACCTACGAAGTGCTCACGGCGTTCTTCCTCGAGGCGGGTTTCCTGGGGGTGATGCTGTTTGGCTGGAATCGCGTTGGCCGTGGCCTGCACTTCTTCTCCACGGTGATGGTGGCGATCGGTACGTTGATCTCGACCTTCTGGATCCTGTCCTCCAATAGCTGGATGCAGACTCCGCAGGGTTACGAAATCGTCGATGGCCGGGTGATTCCGGTGGACTGGCTGGCGGTGGTGTTCAACCCCTCGTTCCCCTATCGCCTGCTGCACATGTCCACGGCGGCGTTCGTTGCGACGGCGTTCTTCGTCGGTTCATCGGCGGCCTGGCATCTCTTGCGCGGTCGCGATACCCCGGCCATCCGCCGGATGCTGTCGATGGCGATGTGGATGGCCTTGCTGGTGGCACCGATACAGGCGGTCATCGGCGACTTCCATGGCCTGAACACCCTCAAGCATCAACCGGCGAAGATCGCTGCCATCGAGGGCCACTGGGAAAACGTCGGCAATGAGCCCACCCCGCTGATCCTGTTCGGCTGGCCAGACATGCAGGCCGAGAAGACTCGCTTCGCCGTGGAAATCCCCTATCTGGGAAGCCTGATCCTGACTCACAGCCTGGACAAACAGGTGCCGGCCCTCAAGGAGTTCCCTCCTGAGGACCGACCGAACTCGACCATCGTGTTCTGGTCGTTCCGGGTCATGGTCGGCCTTGGATTGCTGATGATCTTCACTGGCCTGTGCAGTCTATGGCTGCGCCGCAACGATCGGATCTACCAATCACGACCGTTCCTCCACATGGTGTTGTGGATGGGCCCCTCCGGCCTGGTCGCGATCCTGGCCGGCTGGTTCACCACGGAGATCGGCCGCCAACCCTGGGTGGTCTATGGCTTGATGCGCACGGCCGATGCTTCCTCCGGCCACAGTTTCGCGCAGATGAGCATCACCCTGGTGCTGTTCGTCGTGGTGTATTTCGCGCTGTTCGGCGCGGGCTTGAGCTACATGATGCGTCTGGTGCGCAAGGGGCCGCAGGTCCACGAAACCGAGCCGAGCGATGGTGGCCCGGGCCAGAAACGTACGCCGGCCCGGCCATTGTCGGCCGCCGATGACCATGTGGACCAAAACGACCGCTCGAACAAGGGGAATTGAGTCATGGGTATTGATCTTCCGCTGATCTGGGCCGTGGTCATCATCTTCGGCATCATGATGTACGTGATCATGGACGGCTTCGACCTGGGGATCGGCATTCTCTTCCCCTTCGTCAAGGGTGAGCGCGACCGCGACGTGATGATGAACACCGTGGCGCCGGTCTGGGACGGTAACGAAACCTGGCTGGTGCTCGGTGGTGCCGGGCTGTTCGGGGCATTTCCGCTGGCTTATTCGGTAGTGCTTTCGGCACTGTACCTGCCGTTGATCCTGATGCTCATCGGGTTGATCTTCCGCGGCGTGGCCTTCGAATTCCGCTTCAAGGCCAAGGCCGAGAAGCGCCACCTGTGGGACAAGGCATTCATTGGTGGTTCGCTGACGGCCACTTTCTTCCAGGGGGTGGCGCTGGGGGCATTCATTGATGGCTTCGAGGTGGTCAATCGCCAGTTCGCCGGCGGCTCCTTGGACTGGTTCACGCCATTCACGGTGTTCTGTGGCTTGGCGTTGATCGCCGCCTATGCGTTGCTTGGCTGCACCTGGCTGATCATGAAGACCGAGGGCAAGCTGCAAGAGCAGATGCATGACCTGGCGCGGCCGCTGGCGTTCGTGGTGTTGGCGGTGATCGGTATCGTCAGCATCTGGACACCGCTGGCCCACGCGGACATCGCCGCCCGCTGGTTCACCCTGCCGAACCTGTTCTGGTTCCTGCCGGTGCCGATCCTGGTGCTGGTGACCATGTACGGCTTGTTCCGCGCGGTGGCGCGTAACGCCAACTACACGCCATTCATCCTGACCCTGGTGTTGATTTTCCTCGGCTACAGTGGCCTGGGCATCAGCCTGTGGCCGAATATCGTGCCGCCATCGATCTCGATCTGGGACGCCTCGTCACCGCCCCAGAGCCAAGGCTTCATGTTGGTCGGCACGCTGTTCATCATTCCGTTGATCCTGGTGTACACCTTCTGGAGCTACTACGTGTTCCGCGGCAAGGTGACCCATGATGATGGTTACCATTGAGGACGTTGAGCATGGCCAAACCTGACTTGAAGGACATCGAGGCCGCCGAACGCAAGCCGCTTTGGCAGCGGCTCGGCTGGCTGGCGCTGATCTGGGCCGGCAGTGTGCTGGCGTTGTTCATCGTCGCCAGCCTGATGCGGATGTTCATGAATGCCGCGGGGCTGACCACCCACTGATTTCCCTGTGGGAGCAAGCTTTGCGCCCACAGAGGACGATTTATTTCCGGGCTTTGAGTATCACGAACTTCGGCGTGGCGGCCACTTGTTCGACGCCTCGGAACAACCGCGCCAGTTTGCTGTGGTAGCCCAGGTGCCGGTTGCCGACGATGTACAGCGCGCCACCCACCACCAACGCTTCGCGAGCCTGCTGGAACATTCGCCAGGCGAGGAAATCGCCCACCACTTGCTGCTGGTGGAAAGGCGGATTGCATAACACCACATCCAGCGACTGCGCCTCTTGTCCCGCCAGGCCATCGCCGGCCCGGATGATCACTTCCCTATCGCCCAAGGCCGCACGCCAGTTCTCGGCGGCCGATTGCACGGCCATATACGACTCGTCCACCAGGGTGTAGTGGGCGTCGGGGTTTTGCAGGGCACTGGCGATGGCGAGCACGCCGTTGCCGCAGCCCAGGTCCGCGACACGGGCTGTCCCGAGGTTTTTCGGCAGATGTGGCAGGAACGCGCGGGTACCGATGTCCAGGCCTTCGCGGCAGAACACGTTGGCATGGTTGAGCAGTTCGATCTTCGGTTCGTCCAGCCAGTAACGCGTGGGGTAGGGCGATACGCTGGGCGGCTTGGCTTGCGGCGTGGCGATCAACAGGCGGGCTTTTTTCTGCGCCAGGGAGGCCTGCACCGGGCCAATATAGCGCTCCAGCAAATCGCCGGCGGCCCGCGGCAAGTGCTTGATCATGGCCCCGGCAATCACCTGGGCGCCTGGTGCCAGTTGGCCTTGCAGGCGAATCAGCTGTTCCTCCAGCAGGGCCAGGGTTTTCGGTACTTTGACCAGGACACGATCGAATGGGCCGGTCGGGGGCTCGCTGGCAGGCAACGTCGGCACCGCATCGAAGGGGCGACCGTTGCGCACCAGGTTTTTCTCCAGCGCCTGCAATGCCAGGAAGGAATCATTGCTGCTGGTTACTTGGACCTTGCCGGCCAGGCTGGCCGCCAGGGCGCCGAAGCCGTCATTGAGCACCAGGACCCGAGTCTGCGCGCTCGGCTGTTGTTCGGCCAGGTACGCGAGCAGGTATTCATCGGCCGCATCGAAGGCTTGCAGTGGTTCGTTCTGCTGTTCGGGTTGGCGGATCAGGTCGAGTTGGGCGAAGGGGCTGTCGAGCAGGGGCATGGCTGGGGACTCTGGAGATCAACGAATGTCCCGCTGCCTGGAGGTAGGTGTCTGTGCGGGACCGCCTGAATGAACTGCGTCGCGTGCAAGAAGCGGCATCATTCAAGTGGGACCGTAAATGGTACGTTTTTTTGTTGCACATTACTCGCAGGTTTTCAGCCTGACGCTGCCACTCCACTGTTCAGATCACATGGATCTGGGCCGCTTTTGCCACCGCTGAAATTTTATTGCTGACGTTCAGTTTCCGCATGCAGCTGCACACATGGAAGTTCACGGTTCGTTCGGAAAGACAGAGAATCCTGCCCACTTCCGACGCTGTCTTGCCTTCGGCAGACCACCTCAACACTTCGATCTCTCTGGGCGACAGGTGGTATTTGGGCTTGACTGCCAGGGCGTCAGACAATTTTTTGCTGGCGAGTACGTGCAGCCTTTGACTGGCGAAGATGGCATAGCCGAGATTTGCGTAGTGTTCCTCGATATCAATGGGGCAATGACTCCGGGCCAGGCTGAACAGGCTGCAACGTGACCCCTGGTCATCATGAACGGCTTGGGTCCAGCCGTACTTGAGTCCCTGTCGATTAAGTTCTCGCCATAACTTGGGGGCCTGAGCGAAAACAGTCTCATCCCATAAGATAGGGAGCGGTGATTGATTGCAATGTGCTACTAATGGATCGTTCGATGCATAGCCATTCTGTTCATAAAGTCTGTCCCACCCATAAGGGTAGTTATTGAGGTTCACCTTGCTGGTGTGCTTGTCGGGGCTTCCGAGATAGGCTGCAAATGCGCAATATTCAAATCCCTGATTGTTAAAGAAATTCAGGACCAGACGATAGGCCGTCTGCAGGTCTTTTTCACAAGACAACTTTCTCAATAGCAAGTCCTTCCACTTTTCCATCGCTCTCTCCTGGGTTGATTCGTCCATGCGGATCCAATCCATGATGCGAAATTTCAGTGTAGGACTATTCTTAGTTTGTAGTGAGTTTTTTTTGATTTGCTTACATTGAGAGATGTTTAAAAAAATAAACTTTTTAATTAATTATTGCTACAGCTACTGCGGTTTTGTATAGGTTCGGTAAAGGTTTTTGCCGGTGGCGCGAAATTAGTGGTTAAAGTGCTATTGCTCACCGTTGGTGGTGGAGACGCCCGCTTTGCGGGACACTGTGAGTCTTGTCCCATTGGAGTGGCTCATGAGCGACAGCGCAGAGAAGTTCACCCGCCAGACCCTGCTCGATGTCCAGCCGTTGACATCTCATTTGTTTACTTTGCGTACGACCCGGGATCGCGGCTTTCGCTTCCGGGCGGGTCAGTTTGCCCGGCTGGGGGTTGTCAAGGCGGACGGGAGCACCGTCTGGCGGGCGTATTCCATGGTGTCTTCGCCGTTCGACGAGTTCCTCGAGTTCTTTTCCATCGTGGTTCCCCATGGTGAGTTCACCAGTGAACTCAGTCGCTTGCAGCCGGGTGACGAACTGCTGGTGGAGCGGCAGGCCATCGGCTACCTGACACCGGATCGTTTCGTCGACGGTCGGGATTTATGGCTGCTGTCCACGGGGACGGGGGTGGCGCCGTTTCTTTCGATCCTCCAGGATTTTGAGGTCTGGGAGAAATTCGAGCGGATCATCCTGGTGTACAGCGTGCGCGAAGCACGAGAGCTGGCGTATCAGGAGTTGATCAAGGACCTGACCCAGCGCGACTACCTGGCCGAGTACGCTCATAAGTTTCGTTTCATTGCGACCGTCACCCGCGAGCAGCATCCAGGGGCGCTCAATGGGCGGATTACCACGCTGATCGAAAATGGTGAGCTGGAGCGAGTGGCCGGTGTAGCGCTGACGCCGGAGCATTCGCGAGTGATGTTGTGTGGCAACCCGCAAATGATCGACGACACGCGCAAGTTGCTCAAGGCCAGGGGGCTGCAACTGAGCCTGACCCGTCGGCCAGGCCAAGTGGCGGTGGAAAACTACTGGTAGGCTGATGTCGATCAGTTGGGGGTATGGCTGTGACCGACTGGTTCAGGGCCGTTCGTTCTGAGCCTTGAGCAGGTCGCGAATCTCGGTGAGCAGCAATTCTTCCTTGGTTGGAACGGGAGGCGCGCTAGGGGCTACGGCTTCTTCGCGCTTGAGGCGGTTGATGGCCTTGACGCCCATGAAAATGGCGAACGCCACGATGATGAAGTCTATGGTGCTCTGGATGAATTTACCGTAGGCCAGTACCACGGCAGGTGCATCACCTTGGGCTGCCTTGAGGGTGATGGCCAGGTCACTGAAGTCCACCCCACCGATCAGCAGGCCAATTGGAGGCATGACCACGTCGCCAACGAATGACGAAACGATCTTGCCAAAAGCGGCACCGATGATGATCCCGACGGCCATGTCGACGACATTGCCCTTGACCGCGAAGGCCTTGAACTCGCTTAGCACGCCCATGAGTTATTCCTTGTGACAGATGAAAGATGAGTGGCAGTGTAAATCAGCCTAGCGAGTCCCGCTCGAAACACCGGCTTACAAAGCTTCAGTTATCGACCCGGCCCTGGGGGAAAAGTTTTCAAAGTGCCATCAATCGCGCGTGATACGCGGTTTTAGCATAGCCCCCCATAACGTTTTTTCTATCGATGCGGTACGGCATTTCTATTTAGGTTTTCCTTTTTCGAGCACTAGCCTCTGGATGGCGCACATGGATGCGCTCTATAACATCAGAGGAACACGCCTATGAATACTTCCTTCGGCTACGGGCCTTATTCCCATCGCCGCGCTTTTTTTGTGCTGACCGCGAGCCTCTTGTCCTTGTCGGTCAACGCGGCCACCCTGACCCGGGACAACGGTGCGGCTGTCGGCGACAACCAGAACTCGCAAACGGCGGGCCCCAACGGCCCAACCCTGTTGCAAGACGTGCAGTTGATCCAGAAGCTCCAGCGCTTTGACCGTGAACGCATCCCCGAGCGCGTGGTGCATGCCCGTGGTACCGGCGCCCATGGCACATTCACGGTGTCCGACGATCTCAGCGACCTGACCAAGGCCAAGGTCTTTGCCGCAGGCCAGGTCACGCCAGTGTTCGTGCGTTTTTCTGCCGTGGTACACGGCAATCATTCGCCGGAAACCCTGCGCGACCCCCGTGGTTTTGCCACGAAGTTCTACACCGCCGACGGTAATTGGGACTTGGTGGGTAACAACTTTCCGACCTTCTTCATTCGTGATGCCATCAAGTTTCCAGACATGGTCCACGCCTTCAAACCCGACCCGCGGACCAATCTGGACGATGATTCACGTCGTTTCGATTTCTTCTCCCATGTACCAGAATCGACCCGCACTCTGACCGAGTTGTATTCCAACTCCGGGACCCCGGCCAGTTACCGTGAAATGGACGGTAACGGCGTGCATGCTTACAAACTAGTTAATGCCAAGGGCGAAATTCATTATGTGAAGTTTCATTGGAAAAGTTTGCAGGGGCTGAAAAACCTCGATCCGAAAGAAGTTGTGAAAGTTCAGGGTCAGGATTACAGCCATATGACAAACGATCTGGTGGCTCATATTAATAAGGGCGACTTCCCGAAGTGGGACTTGTACGTCCAGGTACTGAACCCACAGGACCTTGCCAAGTTTGACTTCGACCCACTGGACGCGACCAAGATCTGGCCGGGTGTGCCTGAGCGAAAAGTCGGGCAAATGGTCTTGAACCGCAATCCGGCGAATGTCTTCCAGGAAACCGAACAGGTGGCCATGGCGCCGGCCAATCTTGTGCCGGGTATCGAACCTTCCGAGGACCGTCTGCTCCAGGGGCGAGTCTTTTCCTACGCCGACACGCAGATGTACCGGATAGGCGCCAATGCCCTGCAATTGCCGATCAATGCCCCCAAGGTGGCAGTGAACAACGGTAACCAGGACGGTGCGATGAACCCGGGCAGCACCAGCACCGGCGTGAACTATCAGCCAAGTCGCCTGACCCCTCGTGAAGAGCCGCAAGCGGCACGCTACAGCCAGACTGCGCTGACCGGCAGTACCCAGCAGGCGAAGATCCAGCGTGAGCAGAACTTCAAGCAGGCCGGTGATTTGTATCGTTCGTTCAGCAAGAAAGAGCGTGATGACCTGATCGAAAGCTTCGGCGGCTCTTTGGCGACCACCGATGACGAGAGCAAGCACATCATCCTGTCGTTCCTCTACAAGGCTGACCCTGAGTACGGCACTGGCGTGGCCCGTGTCGCCAAAGGCGACCTGGCCCGGGTCAAGGCCCTGGCGGAAAAACTGAGCGACTGATTCACAGTCCGGCAAGTGCATAGCCTGTGGGAGCAAAGCTTGCTCGCGAAGCAGGCGCTGCGGTCTGAATCCAGACCGAGTTGTCTGCGTCGCGGGCAAGCATGCGCCCACAGTCGTATGCCAGAGGAGACATCATGATGCGCAGATTCCTTTTATCGATGCTTGCGATCTGGTCAATGAGCGTACTGGCCGATCAGCCAATACCCACTGAGCCGGCGGTCGTACAGGAACAGTTGCAAAACTATTATTTCGACGCCGCTCGCCGCGGCGATGTGCCGATGCTCGATACCTTTATAGAGGCCGGTTACTCGTTGGATACCCGGGATGAAAAGGGCTACACCGCGCTGATTCTGGCGGCCTATCACGGCCACGGCCCGGCGGTGGAGCGGCTGCTGGCGGCAGGGGCCGATGCCTGTGCCCAGGACAAACGCGGCAACACAGCGTTGATGGGCGCCATTTTCAAGGGCGAAGTGCAGATTGCCCGGCGTCTGCTGTCCACCGATTGCAGTCCGGACCAACGCAATGGTGCCGGGCAGACCGCAGCGATGTATGCCGGTCTGTTCAAGCGTGATGAATTGCTCGACGCCTTGAAGGCCAAGGGCGCCGACCTGGAGGCCAAGGATCCGTTGGGCAATACCGCGATGGGACTGGCCAAGGGTGAAATCAGAATGCCGGCCCCTCAGTGAACCTTCACTGGGCTATCATCGCGGTTTTGACCCGGAGTTCAGATGGCCAAGGCAAAGCGCATGTACGGCTGCACCGAGTGCGGCTCGACCTTTCCCAAATGGGCCGGCCAGTGCAGCGAGTGCGGGGCCTGGAACACCCTGACCGAAACCATGGTGGAGAGCGGCGGAGCGGCGGCGCCCACCGGTCGCACTGGCTGGGCCGGGCAGCAGGCGCAGATCAAGACCCTGGCCGAAGTCAGCGTCGAAGAAATTCCACGTTTCTCCACCGCGTCCGGTGAACTGGACCGCGTACTGGGCGGTGGCCTGGTAGACGGTTCGGTGGTGCTGATCGGCGGTGATCCGGGTATCGGCAAATCCACCATCCTGTTGCAAACCTTGTGCAACCTTGCCACCCGCATGCCGGCGCTGTATGTCACCGGCGAAGAGTCCCAACAGCAGGTCGCCATGCGCGCCAGGCGCCTGGGCTTGCCCCAGGACCAACTGCGGGTCATGACCGAGACCTGCATCGAAACCATCATCGCCACGGCACGCCTGGAAAAACCCAAGGTGATGGTGATCGACTCGATCCAGACGATTTTCACCGAACAACTGCAATCGGCCCCCGGCGGTGTGTCCCAGGTGCGCGAAAGCGCGGCGTTGCTGGTGCGCTACGCCAAGCAGAGCGGCACGGCGATTTTCCTGGTGGGCCACGTCACCAAGGAAGGTGCGTTGGCGGGGCCACGGGTGCTGGAGCACATGGTCGATACGGTTTTGTATTTCGAGGGCGAATCCGATGGTCGCCTGCGTTTGCTGCGGGCGGTGAAGAACCGCTTCGGTGCCGTCAACGAACTGGGTGTGTTCGGCATGACCGACCGGGGCCTGAAAGAAGTCTCGAACCCTTCGGCGATCTTTCTGACACGAGCCCAGGAAGAAGTCCCCGGCAGTGTGGTCATGGCAACGTGGGAAGGGACTCGCCCGATGCTGGTGGAAGTGCAGGCGCTGGTGGACGACAGCCATTTGGCGAACCCGCGCCGGGTCACCCTGGGCCTGGATCAGAACCGGCTGGCCATGCTGCTGGCGGTGTTGCATCGACACGGTGGGATTCCGACTCATGACCAGGACGTGTTCCTCAACGTCGTGGGTGGGGTCAAGGTGCTGGAAACCGCATCCGACCTGGCGTTGATGGCGGCGGTCATGTCCAGTCTGCGCAACCGGCCGCTGCCCCACGATCTGTTGGTGTTCGGCGAAGTGGGGCTGTCAGGCGAAGTGCGGCCGGTGCCCAGTGGGCAGGAGCGGCTCAAGGAGGCGGCCAAGCACGGCTTCAAACGCGCCATCGTGCCCAAGGGCAACGCGCCGAAAGAAGCGCCGGCGGGGTTGCAGATCATTGCCGTGACACGCCTGGAACAGGCGTTGGATGCGTTGTTCGAATAACACTGGCCATTGCGGAAGAAATGTATGTGGGAGCAAAGCTTGCTCGCGATGCAGGCGACTCGATTTCGAAAGACCGCATCGCAGCCATCGCGGGCAAGCCTTGCTCCCACATGGATCCCCGTGCCAAGGGGCGGAGCAGCTCAGATATGAATCAACGCCGCCAACTCCCGCTCCAGTTCATCATGATCGGCCAGGTTCAGCTCCACCAGTCGGCGCAGGTGGGCGATGGAGTCCAGGTCGATATGCTCGCAGACGAAGCCCAGGTGGCCGTGGTCGTCGTGAGCCAACCGAACCTCCATCTGCACTTCCACCTCATTGCTCAGGTGAATGTCGGCAGTAAAGGTTTTCTCGGGATTACCCAGCCAGGGCTCGGGCTTTTCGATCAGCAGGCCCTTGAGGGACAGGTCCAGCAGCTCCACCGGCCATTTGTATGGGGGCTGGCTCAGTTCGGTCCTGGCATGGAATTCGATTCGTACGAAGCGGCGACGATCGCTCATTACGTATTCCCTCTGAAGATTCATTGACTATAGACCCTGCTGGCGGAGCATCGTCACCGTTCGGCCGCCGACAGACGAATGTCGGGTATGGCCTTTGCCCTGGTTAGCGCTAAACTCCAGTGGCTGCCTTTCTTGTCCACCCTGGCTGGAATATAAAAATGAAAAACAATAATAGCCTGCTGCGCCATCTACCCTGGCTACTGCTGGCCGTCGTAGGAGCGTGCGCCCTGGGCGTCGTGGCTTTGCGTCGAGGCGAGGCGATCAACGCCTTGTGGATCGTCGTCGCAGCCGTGGCCATCTACCTGGTCGCCTACCGCTACTACAGCCTCTTCATCGCCAACAACGTGATGCAACTCGATGCGCGCCGGGCCACCCCCGCCGTGCTCAACAACGATGGGCTGGACTATGTCCCGACCAACAAACACATTCTCTTCGGCCACCACTTCGCGGCCATTGCCGGCGCGGGGCCGCTGGTCGGGCCGGTGCTGGCGGCGCAGATGGGCTACCTGCCCGGTACGCTCTGGCTGATCGCCGGCGTGGTGCTGGCCGGGGCGGTGCAGGACTTCATGGTCCTGTTCCTGTCCACCCGCCGCAACGGGCGCTCCCTGGGCGACATGGTCCGCGAGGAAATGGGCCGCATCCCCGGCACCATCGCGCTGTTCGGCTGCTTCCTGATCATGATCATCATCCTCGCGGTGCTGGCGCTGATTGTGGTCAAGGCCCTGGCCGAGAGCCCGTGGGGCATCTTCACGGTGATGGCGACCATCCCGATCGCGA harbors:
- the radA gene encoding DNA repair protein RadA, which encodes MAKAKRMYGCTECGSTFPKWAGQCSECGAWNTLTETMVESGGAAAPTGRTGWAGQQAQIKTLAEVSVEEIPRFSTASGELDRVLGGGLVDGSVVLIGGDPGIGKSTILLQTLCNLATRMPALYVTGEESQQQVAMRARRLGLPQDQLRVMTETCIETIIATARLEKPKVMVIDSIQTIFTEQLQSAPGGVSQVRESAALLVRYAKQSGTAIFLVGHVTKEGALAGPRVLEHMVDTVLYFEGESDGRLRLLRAVKNRFGAVNELGVFGMTDRGLKEVSNPSAIFLTRAQEEVPGSVVMATWEGTRPMLVEVQALVDDSHLANPRRVTLGLDQNRLAMLLAVLHRHGGIPTHDQDVFLNVVGGVKVLETASDLALMAAVMSSLRNRPLPHDLLVFGEVGLSGEVRPVPSGQERLKEAAKHGFKRAIVPKGNAPKEAPAGLQIIAVTRLEQALDALFE
- the cydB gene encoding cytochrome d ubiquinol oxidase subunit II, translating into MGIDLPLIWAVVIIFGIMMYVIMDGFDLGIGILFPFVKGERDRDVMMNTVAPVWDGNETWLVLGGAGLFGAFPLAYSVVLSALYLPLILMLIGLIFRGVAFEFRFKAKAEKRHLWDKAFIGGSLTATFFQGVALGAFIDGFEVVNRQFAGGSLDWFTPFTVFCGLALIAAYALLGCTWLIMKTEGKLQEQMHDLARPLAFVVLAVIGIVSIWTPLAHADIAARWFTLPNLFWFLPVPILVLVTMYGLFRAVARNANYTPFILTLVLIFLGYSGLGISLWPNIVPPSISIWDASSPPQSQGFMLVGTLFIIPLILVYTFWSYYVFRGKVTHDDGYH
- the katB gene encoding catalase KatB; this encodes MNTSFGYGPYSHRRAFFVLTASLLSLSVNAATLTRDNGAAVGDNQNSQTAGPNGPTLLQDVQLIQKLQRFDRERIPERVVHARGTGAHGTFTVSDDLSDLTKAKVFAAGQVTPVFVRFSAVVHGNHSPETLRDPRGFATKFYTADGNWDLVGNNFPTFFIRDAIKFPDMVHAFKPDPRTNLDDDSRRFDFFSHVPESTRTLTELYSNSGTPASYREMDGNGVHAYKLVNAKGEIHYVKFHWKSLQGLKNLDPKEVVKVQGQDYSHMTNDLVAHINKGDFPKWDLYVQVLNPQDLAKFDFDPLDATKIWPGVPERKVGQMVLNRNPANVFQETEQVAMAPANLVPGIEPSEDRLLQGRVFSYADTQMYRIGANALQLPINAPKVAVNNGNQDGAMNPGSTSTGVNYQPSRLTPREEPQAARYSQTALTGSTQQAKIQREQNFKQAGDLYRSFSKKERDDLIESFGGSLATTDDESKHIILSFLYKADPEYGTGVARVAKGDLARVKALAEKLSD
- a CDS encoding ferredoxin--NADP reductase, with amino-acid sequence MSDSAEKFTRQTLLDVQPLTSHLFTLRTTRDRGFRFRAGQFARLGVVKADGSTVWRAYSMVSSPFDEFLEFFSIVVPHGEFTSELSRLQPGDELLVERQAIGYLTPDRFVDGRDLWLLSTGTGVAPFLSILQDFEVWEKFERIILVYSVREARELAYQELIKDLTQRDYLAEYAHKFRFIATVTREQHPGALNGRITTLIENGELERVAGVALTPEHSRVMLCGNPQMIDDTRKLLKARGLQLSLTRRPGQVAVENYW
- a CDS encoding DUF2474 domain-containing protein, which produces MAKPDLKDIEAAERKPLWQRLGWLALIWAGSVLALFIVASLMRMFMNAAGLTTH
- a CDS encoding methyltransferase — its product is MPLLDSPFAQLDLIRQPEQQNEPLQAFDAADEYLLAYLAEQQPSAQTRVLVLNDGFGALAASLAGKVQVTSSNDSFLALQALEKNLVRNGRPFDAVPTLPASEPPTGPFDRVLVKVPKTLALLEEQLIRLQGQLAPGAQVIAGAMIKHLPRAAGDLLERYIGPVQASLAQKKARLLIATPQAKPPSVSPYPTRYWLDEPKIELLNHANVFCREGLDIGTRAFLPHLPKNLGTARVADLGCGNGVLAIASALQNPDAHYTLVDESYMAVQSAAENWRAALGDREVIIRAGDGLAGQEAQSLDVVLCNPPFHQQQVVGDFLAWRMFQQAREALVVGGALYIVGNRHLGYHSKLARLFRGVEQVAATPKFVILKARK
- the mscL gene encoding large-conductance mechanosensitive channel protein MscL; this translates as MGVLSEFKAFAVKGNVVDMAVGIIIGAAFGKIVSSFVGDVVMPPIGLLIGGVDFSDLAITLKAAQGDAPAVVLAYGKFIQSTIDFIIVAFAIFMGVKAINRLKREEAVAPSAPPVPTKEELLLTEIRDLLKAQNERP
- a CDS encoding cytochrome ubiquinol oxidase subunit I, which gives rise to MFGLEALDLARIQFAFTISFHILFPAITIGLASYLAVLEGLWLKTRDDTYRDLYHFWSKIFAVNFGMGVVSGLVMAYQFGTNWSRFSDFAGAVTGPLLTYEVLTAFFLEAGFLGVMLFGWNRVGRGLHFFSTVMVAIGTLISTFWILSSNSWMQTPQGYEIVDGRVIPVDWLAVVFNPSFPYRLLHMSTAAFVATAFFVGSSAAWHLLRGRDTPAIRRMLSMAMWMALLVAPIQAVIGDFHGLNTLKHQPAKIAAIEGHWENVGNEPTPLILFGWPDMQAEKTRFAVEIPYLGSLILTHSLDKQVPALKEFPPEDRPNSTIVFWSFRVMVGLGLLMIFTGLCSLWLRRNDRIYQSRPFLHMVLWMGPSGLVAILAGWFTTEIGRQPWVVYGLMRTADASSGHSFAQMSITLVLFVVVYFALFGAGLSYMMRLVRKGPQVHETEPSDGGPGQKRTPARPLSAADDHVDQNDRSNKGN
- a CDS encoding PilZ domain-containing protein, whose product is MSDRRRFVRIEFHARTELSQPPYKWPVELLDLSLKGLLIEKPEPWLGNPEKTFTADIHLSNEVEVQMEVRLAHDDHGHLGFVCEHIDLDSIAHLRRLVELNLADHDELERELAALIHI
- a CDS encoding autoinducer binding domain-containing protein, coding for MDESTQERAMEKWKDLLLRKLSCEKDLQTAYRLVLNFFNNQGFEYCAFAAYLGSPDKHTSKVNLNNYPYGWDRLYEQNGYASNDPLVAHCNQSPLPILWDETVFAQAPKLWRELNRQGLKYGWTQAVHDDQGSRCSLFSLARSHCPIDIEEHYANLGYAIFASQRLHVLASKKLSDALAVKPKYHLSPREIEVLRWSAEGKTASEVGRILCLSERTVNFHVCSCMRKLNVSNKISAVAKAAQIHVI
- a CDS encoding ankyrin repeat domain-containing protein, producing the protein MRRFLLSMLAIWSMSVLADQPIPTEPAVVQEQLQNYYFDAARRGDVPMLDTFIEAGYSLDTRDEKGYTALILAAYHGHGPAVERLLAAGADACAQDKRGNTALMGAIFKGEVQIARRLLSTDCSPDQRNGAGQTAAMYAGLFKRDELLDALKAKGADLEAKDPLGNTAMGLAKGEIRMPAPQ